The genome window CCGAATCGGGCTACGCTTTTTCTCCCCTTTGATTTCTTTGCTCGTCTGTCGTTGTTGGTCGCCTTTTCTTTCTTGCATCTCGTTTCTTAATCTTGGGAGCAGTGATGAGATCATTTTTGCTGTATGATCTTCGAGACGTGATTATCGATCTCTATATTGCTACGTTCTTGCTGAGCTCCTGCCACAATGCGCACATATCCCATTTTTAGTTCTACTTGGATTCAGGCTTTAGTCTGTTTTTGGCGTGTTACTGTTACCGAAACACTCTGGATTCAGAAACGGGGATCTGCCTGCCATATTCCGGGGGCTGTCTCCCTCGGGCTTTTGGTAACCCCATTTTATTTTTTTTCCAAAGGATTTTATTTTTTTTCATTTTCTCTTATGAAAATAGGAATCTCTGTAAAAATGGAGTTGTCAAAAGTAGCCCTTTTTTTTCTGCGgccaacaaaaacaatatacttcaATCGGAGCAGCAAAGGTACTTGATCCCACCTGAATAATGGAGTACATTAACACATCAAACTCGAGACTTGTTTGATCTAAGGACAACTGCTGACAACAACCACTCAACCAAAACCTACAGAGTACAGTACCCAAGGAACAGAGCATAGTCCTCGAGCTTTCCAGCCAGCCAGCGTCAGTTGAGACCTGCACTCGTTTGCAGAAAGAAAGATTCAGGTTACGTACTGAAAACAGTGGTCTGGTGAATCCATGTCGGCGTACCCAGTTTGAGTTCCAGGCCGCTGCTTGGTGGGGTCGACCCTCCTCCTCCCTCGTTGTTCGATGCCTGAGAGTGCGCAAGCTGCAGCCAAAATTTACAAAGGAATTCTCCACAGATTAGACCCTAGACTATATGCAAGAACCAGGAACATGCGAAAATGGAAATTCATATAGACAAGTGCACGAGGTCAAAAACTAACAACAGAGGGAAGCGAGTTTACGAGAAAACTCTGCACCGGATGCACGGCATTCGGAAGTGGCCGATCAATCAAAATTAACCATGGAATACTAGTTTACTTTTGGGGATGTTTGGATGTAGGGGACTAGATTTTAGTCATTTATATTTGGATGCTAGTTATGTTTGAAAACACAATTTGAGAAAACCATGATATTTTAGACCAAAAGGTGTATGAGGGTATATACAAGAACTCTGTATTTTAGTCATGGTTTTGCCATTACCACGGTATTTTTGGGGTCAAAAAAATTTTTGATCTCCAAACAAGTATTGAATTAGACTAATATAAAATACATCATAGTTATGTCATGGCACAGGCTAAAACGTAGCATTATAAACTGTGGTTTTAACAAACAAGTTCTCAAACAGGTCCGAAGATGCCGTTTGGATCCTTTACCAATGCTGCACCAGCTACCCCTGTACTGTACATAGCACGCACCAGCTACCCCTGTACATACATAGCATGATGCAGCTGCTTGTGGCACTGTATTCTGCAGTAGCGAGAGCCGAAAGCTATTGCACCTTCAAGAGCTTTCGGCCTACATGTTGCAGCTTGGCGACCGTTGCGTCACATTCGGCCTTTAATTTAATTTAATGGAGCAGTACCCGTGACGCTACATACATGAGTAGAGTAGGAGCATGCACGGTTCCTCTGAAGTCTTCTCAATCGATGGATGGCTATTTCTCTTTGTAGGGAGCCGCCATCCTATTTCATCCAGTGTGTATTTTCGTGGGTGACCACCGTCCCTATTCCGCTGGGCGTCTATTTTTTGTAAGGAGCCAGCCAGCATACTGGAGTATTTCATTGCATCGAGCCTGAAAGGAATGCCTATTCTTACCTCGGTTTCAACTGTCTATCAAGTTGTACTCTACTCCATATCAATCTCTACAAAGTTAAGATGGGAAGAGTCTCTACTCTCACCAAAACGATGAAGCATAACTCAAGAGCTCAGGTGGATTGTTTGTTTATTATCAGAAGCCATAGGTACGAAGGTTCCTTTTTCCTGCTATATGGACCATATATGTTCGTTTGTTTGGACGCTGCAATCGATCAAGAATGTtcttagacagtacttgagagagTTGGCTCACATGCTACCCCCATCTGTTTCGTTGTTTGGACGGTGCAATGCATCAAGAAATGTTCTTAGACACAGGAACGAACAGGATAAAATATGACTAAGTACATATTTGTAAGGACGAGCACCAAAATAACAAAGCAAACACATCTAAATTAGACTTAGCAGGAGACCTTATAGTGAAAATTTAGACTCTAATACTTATAACAAAGAAATTAGCGGGCCTGTGCCCTCACTCGATCCTACTTAGGTCCGCCCCTACTTAGACACAAGAAATGTACTTAGGTTTAGGCTACTTCTTTATACTAAGATTTGTTAGCTCTACGGTACTACTCTCTGTCCAAAGCAGGATGCAATTCTCACATTCCAAAGAGTCAAACAATGTATTTAGAAAAGAAAACAAGGGTCACTAAATTAATTATAAAACATGTTTTTTTGTAGTAAATCGAGTCAGAATCATAAATGCTAGTATTAATACTGTTTTTAATATAAAATTTAATAAAAGTTAAGTTGGTTTGGTAGCCACACATCTACCATGTACATGTGAATACTTCTTCCGTCCATAAATGTTTGTTGATATGATATTCATGCCGGTCAAACATTATTAAGTGTGAAATATATTAGTAATATTTGTATCTTCAAATAATTTTACTATAAAAATAGATTTAAAGATCTATCTAATGATATACATTATAATTTTAATTTTTTATATAAGTGTGGTCAAAGTTAAAAAAGGTTGATTCCTCGAAAAATGAGAACGAGAGAGAGTAACAATGTAGGTGGTAGCCAGACATCTACCCAATTAGACAGGTGTTTTCTAAGTAGAAAATGGTTCTATTTCACCAATAATAGTGCAGTATCGGGGTACCGAGCGTCTGGCTTAAAAAAACAGTTCTCGTGCGCGGCGCGCTACTATGTGTTTGGTTAGAGGAGTAAAGATTAGTCTCTAATTTTTAGTCTTATTTAGTCATTTTTTTTGTCAAACATtaggactaaaatgatttagtctttagtccttcacgtatgtgctaaaagggactaaaccatattaattccacatttacctctcatttagttcaattgtactaatagcaGGAGAATGTTAAAGGTTATTTTAGTCTTTTatgagtcatttagtatattcttactattTTAGCCCCTATAACCGAACatgttagggactaaactttagtcccctaactaaactttagtctctacactaaagaaaccaaacatggcctaaaTTGCGAATATTAGAACTGGAACAAGGATATAAATGACTGAAGAGCAAGGAATTGCAAAAGATAATTTTGCTCACCTTGTTGCACAACCCGTAGCGCTCCTCGTGGCGTCCTCTGATCTGCAGCCAGCAGAACCGAGATTATCTATCTGTTCTGTTGTAACAAAAGTGCAGAAGCGTACTCTAGCACGGTACGGTACGTACAATGTTCTCGAGGTAGTTGATCTCGCCGCCGATCTTGCGGTCCTTCTCGGAGCGCACCTTGCGCACGGCCGCCTCCAGGCTGTGTTCCAGCAGCTCCAGCGACGGCACCGTGTACTGCTCCCCGTCGTCCACCGTCATGACCCGCAGCTCCTTCTCCATCAGCTCGCACATCTGCTCCGCCTTCTCCAGCTCCGCGCGCCGCTCCTGCCGCCGGCGTCGACATGAAAGAACGTACGTCGTCGTTACTGCTAAGAACAGCGCATGCTTTGCCACGCGCTCTGCTTAATAAATAGATTATTACCTGGCGGATGTCGGTCCAGACCTTGGTGTGCGTCGTGGCCTCGTACCTCTCGACCAGGTCCTTGACGCTGGAGCGAAGAGGAGAAAGGAGGCGATGCTGGTAAGCATGGACGGCAAACGCCTAGAAATATGTAGATGGTGATCCTGGCTTACGAGGGGACGGTGGGCGAGAGGTAGTGGTAGAGCTTGCCGGAGGTGGAGAAGAGGAGCAGCAGCAGGTCCACGTCGCACAGAACGGAGAGCTCCCTAGCCTTCTTGAAGAGGCCGTCCCTGCGCTTGTAGAAGGTGGACTGCCGCTGCGTGGGGTTCTCGATCCGCTTTATCTCGCTGCGGCCCCTCCCCATGTCGCCCGCCGCTCCCCTCGTCCCGGACTCGCAAACGCTGCCTCACTGAGCTCGGCACGGCCGTGAACAGCTCGCTGGATGTAACAGTggggagggaaggggaggggagccaGCGACACCGTGCGAGCCAAGCTATGCCTATGCGTTGCCCATTGCCTGTTTTTGTTGAGCTTCCGGCATGGGGGAGAAGATGGAGAGAGACTGTAGTCCGCGTCGAGTTGATTAGCAGTAGCGGTATTTTTTTTATTTATGGGTTAGTATGGGAGCCTAAATATGAAAAATGATTTTAGCTCGTTCAATCCTCTCTATTTTGTGGCTTCTAAACTGGAATAAGTTTCCGAACTAGTTTCGAAACTCAAACCCCTTAAAAATTGGAGGGATTTTGAGAAAAAAACTAATTTCTCCCTTAGTCCTTTTTAATTCTAGGGATTAAGTTTCTAAACTAGCCTTAAGCGTGTAGAACAAGATCCATTATAGTTAGAAATAAAAAATAAGATGGTTACGTCGTCTATCAACATATGAGCCTATGAGGTGAAGTGAGTCTCGGTCAGTAGCAGACGCAGGACCAAATTCATAGGGGCCAAAAAATCACATTACAAAACCAAGCAAAACATTTAAAAAACTATTATTGCATAGAATTCAAATTTCGTATACATTAACACCATACAAGTTTAAAGAAGAAAATTATATGAACAAAAGAAGCAAGCATACTGCCAAGTTGTTTCTCGTCGAATCAAAGTTCTATTCGACTTTTGTACATATTAACACAAGGCCTTTTGTGCCTTGCAAATACTATACGACTTTTTAACGGGTTTCCAATGTTCTATTCGTGAATTCTTATGGTAGTAGTCTAGCTACTTCAGGCTCACGCTCAATCAGCCTTGAGAAAAAACCTTCAATGCCATCTAAAACTATAACAATTCCTTCAATACCATCGATAAATACATGTTCCCTCCAATGCCATTACTTTTAATTTTTAGTCCCTTAGATGCCATTGCCGTTCAAAACCGTTTAAAGAGATGTTAGTTTGAAGGTACTAATTTACCCATGTGTTAGGTACATGGACCCCTCCCTTCCATGTCCTTTTAGCCACTTATATTTGAGAATTCCAGAACATTAATTTAAGTATCAATATAAGAATGTAACAATAATATGACAACACCATTTTATAAATAATACTATTTTTTATAAAATATTGTTGTCATATTACTATTACATATATATATCGATGTTACGTAGTTTTCAAAGCTAAGCTGGTAAAAGGGCTTAGGAGGATGGGTTAGTGTATAGAACACATGGGTACATTATTCTTTTCCAACACCAACTAACAAAATTTGAACTGATTTTAGATGGCAATGGCATATAAGtgattaaaattttaaattggtggcatTGAAGGGAACATGTAtttttcaatggcatccaagggaTTGTTATAGTTTTGAATAACATTGAATGGATTTTCTCTTCAGCCTTAGGCTATCTCCAACCATTCATTCATTCCCCCTCTAAATCCCATATTCATACTTTATGTTCATATTTAAATACCTTCTCCTTAACCATTCTTCCCctatttcttctcttttctaatcATCCCCTGTTCAGCTCCTCTTTATTCTTTAACTAAACTATTTGACTTTTATACCTCAGTTTTTAAAGTTTTAAAAATTACCACTATATTTACATTATCATAATACACAGTATTATCTGTTAATTAAACTCAAAGTAGATTAATTTTACATTAAATATAATCAATTAGCCGAGAAGGAGAGATTAGAGCTACACTCTCGAGGGGAAATTGGCTAACCCCCTTACATGCAGGGAGAGGGAGGGAACGCCGTTGGACGGCGAGGGGGCGTGGCCGGGCACCCATAGGCCATAGCCGCTAGGTGGAGGGGGCGGGGGTGCCGTTGGAGCCTGGAGGCAGTCTTGGGTAGCCTTGTCTTTGTGGTGCGTGGGTGTGGCCGCCGGCGTTTGGCTTGTCGTTCCCTGGTTGCAACTTGCAAGTCGCAGACTGTTCTGCAGGCCTTGCAGCTTTGCAGGGGGAGGCCGGGAGGGAGCACCGAGCACGGCTGGACTGACTGGTATTGCGACGTGCATGAAACGACAGAGACGTGTCGAGGGCTGAGCCTGAGCAGTGGATCCGTCCATCGATCCATATCACCTACAGGCTACAGTGCTCCTACGATAGCGTAACTGGGCAATGTACGTAGGAGTAGAGTCGTAGTCGTAGAGAGCTGAGCAGAGGTGGCTTCTACATAACAAGTACGCAGACACACCTATGAGAGTACGAGACAGTAGACGTGACCCATGTGCTTTGCTttttgtttgcttttctttttttAATTTCTTTTTCAGATAAGAGCAACCACTGAACCACAACGTCCAGGAAAAGATAAAACCTCTGACAATAAATGTTGCTACAGAAACACTCCTCCACCTAGGCATAGATCCGGATACTTATTCAGGTGTAGATTTTTTTTGTCATATTTTCTTCGATTATGAACTAATAGGATACATAATTTGTTATATATAAATtgatattcttgtttttagcattgagctAATTGATATTCAT of Zea mays cultivar B73 chromosome 8, Zm-B73-REFERENCE-NAM-5.0, whole genome shotgun sequence contains these proteins:
- the LOC100216936 gene encoding MADS-box transcription factor 32 translates to MGRGRSEIKRIENPTQRQSTFYKRRDGLFKKARELSVLCDVDLLLLLFSTSGKLYHYLSPTVPSVKDLVERYEATTHTKVWTDIRQERRAELEKAEQMCELMEKELRVMTVDDGEQYTVPSLELLEHSLEAAVRKVRSEKDRKIGGEINYLENIIRGRHEERYGLCNKLAHSQASNNEGGGGSTPPSSGLELKLGLN
- the LOC100216936 gene encoding MADS-box transcription factor 32 isoform X1; its protein translation is MGRGRSEIKRIENPTQRQSTFYKRRDGLFKKARELSVLCDVDLLLLLFSTSGKLYHYLSPTVPSVKDLVERYEATTHTKVWTDIRQERRAELEKAEQMCELMEKELRVMTVDDGEQYTVPSLELLEHSLEAAVRKVRSEKDRKIGGEINYLENIIRGRHEERYGLCNKLAHSQASNNEGGGGSTPPSSGLELKLGTPTWIHQTTVFST